From Microlunatus capsulatus, a single genomic window includes:
- a CDS encoding PrsW family intramembrane metalloprotease translates to MSVASSERRAPARGDRRTRRGRTSAPDDRRALSRNGLPADVDPSVPLPKRLLRNRLFWVSVAVLLGYVACLLLLYRQVVPDQEVPGGTIPGLGTEALPIAARYAAITAVPLSLVFLWADRFRPQRIWVWLMTFGWGACVATFVSAQVNTWAASQLSIAGDGDPATGARAAIFVAPFVEEAAKGTVLFWLAILMRYQWVSRLSGIVLAGLSGAAFAFVENILYYGRAYRFAARTFGQVPPLEALQQLFVLRGLITFFGHPLFTAMLGIGLAVALRSKSKTVRVVAPLAGYLAAAFLHMAFNTTASLTQGRSQLFVYLFVALPLVVGVVVFVVRQLFREGRLIRDRLVDYVRVGWLPEGDPAALSRLRTRSKAVWHALFLGPDRLLATLRMQRAATELAYLRDSMVRGLVDEAGTRRERVLLARIRSLRAAAVTQPEGRAAYPSLRRRRTAGAPGGYAPASYPGPAGLGGNYPAPALTARPPGVPPSASAPLGQTATQYSEVDPTWKPPGE, encoded by the coding sequence ATGTCGGTGGCCAGCAGCGAGAGGCGTGCCCCCGCGCGCGGTGACCGACGGACCCGCCGGGGACGGACGTCGGCCCCCGACGACCGCCGCGCGCTCAGCCGCAACGGCCTGCCCGCCGACGTCGACCCCTCGGTGCCGCTGCCGAAGCGGCTGCTGCGCAACCGGCTGTTCTGGGTCAGCGTCGCCGTGCTGCTCGGCTACGTCGCCTGCCTGCTGCTGCTCTACCGCCAGGTGGTCCCCGACCAGGAGGTGCCCGGCGGCACGATCCCGGGCCTGGGCACCGAGGCCCTGCCGATCGCCGCCCGCTACGCGGCGATCACCGCCGTCCCGCTCTCGCTCGTCTTCCTGTGGGCCGACCGCTTCCGCCCCCAGCGGATCTGGGTCTGGCTGATGACCTTCGGCTGGGGCGCCTGCGTGGCCACCTTCGTCTCGGCGCAGGTCAACACCTGGGCCGCGTCGCAGCTGAGCATCGCCGGCGACGGCGACCCCGCGACCGGGGCGCGGGCCGCCATCTTCGTCGCGCCGTTCGTGGAGGAGGCGGCCAAGGGGACCGTGCTCTTCTGGCTGGCCATCCTCATGCGCTACCAGTGGGTGAGCCGGCTCAGCGGGATCGTGCTGGCCGGGCTGTCCGGGGCGGCCTTCGCCTTCGTCGAGAACATCCTGTACTACGGCCGCGCCTACCGTTTCGCGGCGCGGACCTTCGGCCAGGTGCCGCCGCTGGAGGCCCTGCAGCAGCTGTTCGTGCTCCGCGGGCTCATCACGTTCTTCGGCCACCCGCTCTTCACCGCGATGCTGGGGATCGGCCTGGCCGTCGCGCTGCGCTCGAAGAGCAAGACGGTGCGGGTGGTCGCCCCGCTGGCCGGCTACCTGGCCGCCGCGTTCCTGCACATGGCCTTCAACACCACCGCCTCGCTGACCCAGGGCCGCAGCCAGCTCTTCGTCTACCTCTTCGTCGCCCTGCCCCTGGTGGTCGGCGTCGTCGTCTTCGTCGTCCGCCAGCTGTTCCGCGAGGGCCGGCTGATCCGCGACCGGCTGGTCGACTACGTGCGGGTCGGCTGGCTGCCCGAAGGGGACCCGGCGGCGCTGTCGCGGCTGCGCACCCGCAGCAAGGCCGTCTGGCACGCGCTGTTCCTCGGCCCCGACCGGCTGCTGGCCACCCTGCGGATGCAGCGCGCGGCGACGGAGCTGGCCTACCTGCGCGACTCCATGGTCCGCGGCCTCGTCGACGAGGCCGGCACCCGCCGCGAACGCGTCCTGCTGGCCCGGATCCGCTCGCTCCGGGCGGCCGCCGTCACCCAGCCCGAGGGGCGGGCCGCCTACCCGTCGCTCCGCCGTCGCCGGACGGCGGGGGCGCCGGGCGGCTACGCGCCGGCCAGCTACCCCGGGCCCGCGGGCCTCGGCGGCAACTACCCGGCTCCCGCGCTGACCGCCCGCCCGCCGGGTGTCCCGCCGTCGGCGTCGGCACCGCTGGGGCAGACTGCTACCCAGTACTCCGAGGTCGACCCGACCTGGAAGCCGCCCGGGGAGTAG
- a CDS encoding alpha/beta fold hydrolase, translating into MATTTLPGGPTLSYREWGRPDGAVVLLLHGLGSSSASWRHVAPVLGQHFRCIAPDARGHGESEWTKEYSLDALTADVAGLMDALGILGAIPYGHSMGALTAYQLAATQPDLVRMMVLEDMPPPDPADPPRPIPRQPEPGADHDWRAEIAVHRWRNQPTPGWWEYADRIGTETLVLGGLRSHLPQQRLRDLAERLPNGRYVGLDLDHAMHEDRPGEVLTVVEPFLQPFAK; encoded by the coding sequence ATGGCGACCACGACGCTCCCGGGCGGGCCCACGCTGAGCTACCGCGAGTGGGGCCGTCCCGACGGAGCGGTCGTCCTGCTGCTGCACGGCCTGGGCAGCTCCAGCGCCAGCTGGCGCCACGTCGCCCCGGTGCTGGGGCAGCACTTCCGCTGCATCGCCCCCGACGCCCGCGGGCACGGGGAGTCGGAGTGGACGAAGGAGTACTCCCTCGACGCCCTGACCGCCGACGTCGCGGGCCTGATGGACGCGCTGGGCATCCTCGGCGCGATCCCCTACGGCCACTCGATGGGGGCGCTGACGGCCTACCAGCTGGCCGCCACCCAGCCCGACCTCGTGCGGATGATGGTGCTCGAGGACATGCCCCCGCCCGACCCGGCCGACCCGCCCCGCCCGATCCCGCGCCAGCCCGAGCCCGGCGCCGACCACGACTGGCGCGCCGAGATCGCCGTCCACCGCTGGCGCAACCAGCCGACGCCGGGCTGGTGGGAGTACGCCGACCGGATCGGCACCGAGACCCTCGTCCTCGGCGGCCTGCGCAGCCACCTGCCGCAGCAGCGGCTGCGCGACCTCGCCGAGCGGCTGCCGAACGGGCGCTACGTCGGCCTCGACCTGGACCACGCGATGCACGAGGACCGGCCGGGCGAGGTGCTCACGGTCGTCGAGCCCTTCCTCCAGCCCTTCGCCAAGTGA
- a CDS encoding TetR family transcriptional regulator, protein MTATTADVRSRVLLAARAEFAERGLAGARVDRIAAEARASKERLYAHFGDKATLFQAVLDADAAEFHEAVALDPADVAGFVGAVFDESARHPEHLRMLTWARLEGIDYRLPAGVTPRRKVEALEQAQRDGVVDPAWRPEDLLELLFSIAHAWVQTPVRPEDQISSPAEQRAAAVEAARRVIAVPAP, encoded by the coding sequence ATGACCGCGACCACCGCCGACGTCCGCAGCCGCGTGCTGCTGGCCGCCCGGGCCGAGTTCGCGGAGCGCGGGCTGGCCGGGGCCCGCGTCGACCGGATCGCCGCCGAGGCCCGCGCCAGCAAGGAGCGGCTGTACGCCCACTTCGGCGACAAGGCCACGCTCTTCCAGGCGGTGCTGGACGCCGATGCCGCCGAGTTCCACGAGGCCGTCGCCCTCGACCCCGCCGACGTCGCGGGCTTCGTGGGCGCGGTCTTCGACGAGTCGGCCCGCCACCCCGAGCACCTGCGGATGCTGACCTGGGCCCGGCTCGAGGGCATCGACTACCGGCTCCCGGCCGGCGTCACCCCGCGCCGCAAGGTCGAGGCCCTGGAGCAGGCGCAGCGCGACGGCGTCGTCGACCCGGCCTGGCGGCCGGAGGACCTGCTAGAGCTGCTGTTCTCCATCGCGCACGCCTGGGTGCAGACCCCGGTCCGCCCCGAGGACCAGATCTCCTCCCCCGCCGAGCAGCGGGCCGCCGCCGTCGAGGCGGCGCGGCGGGTCATCGCGGTCCCCGCCCCCTGA
- a CDS encoding GTPase, producing MAGKGVALLRRHDETAQLVTRVRALGEAADLCEGRVDDAAVAEARRVVTQTDRRLAVSGAATVVALAGATGSGKSSTFNALTGTELATVGVRRPTTSTALACSFGEDSAEELLDWLAIPRRHALEADPRLAAGLDGLVLLDLPDHDSTEVAHRLEVDRLVQLVDMLVWVVDPQKYADAALHERYLRPLASHVDVMMVVLNQVDTLTPEQQEQCLRDLRRLLASEGLGAAEVLGVSARTGQGLDQLRARLGRRIADKRAAARRLAADVEDAAAGLVRASGEEKLPALSSSTVDALTTQLAQAAGVPVVVEAVDKAWRLRGGLATGWPVLAWLAKFKPDPLRRLHLDRLGSGGRRREIDPSGVGRTSLPATTGVQKARVDTALRSLADTASSGMSRGWVDAVRAAARSGEGQLSDALDRAVAGTDLDLSGHRRWWQAVRVLQWALVAAVVAGLVWLGSAFVLAYLRLPPLPDVLWWGLPAPTVLTLGGVVAGLLVAALSRIGVVVGARRRARRARAALRRSVAAVADRLVVEPLRLERQRYDDARAALDRARTAR from the coding sequence ATGGCGGGCAAGGGCGTCGCCCTGCTGCGGCGGCACGACGAGACGGCCCAGCTGGTCACCCGGGTCCGGGCGCTCGGCGAGGCGGCCGACCTCTGCGAGGGGCGGGTGGACGACGCCGCGGTGGCGGAGGCCCGGCGCGTCGTCACCCAGACCGACCGCCGGCTCGCCGTCTCCGGGGCCGCCACCGTCGTGGCCCTGGCCGGGGCGACCGGCTCGGGCAAGTCGAGCACCTTCAACGCGCTCACCGGCACCGAGCTGGCCACCGTCGGCGTGCGCCGGCCGACGACGTCGACGGCGCTGGCCTGCAGCTTCGGGGAGGACTCGGCCGAGGAGCTCCTCGACTGGCTGGCCATCCCGCGCCGGCACGCGCTGGAGGCCGACCCGCGGCTGGCGGCCGGTCTCGACGGCCTGGTCCTGCTGGACCTGCCCGACCACGACTCGACCGAGGTGGCCCACCGGCTGGAGGTGGACCGGCTGGTCCAGCTCGTCGACATGCTCGTCTGGGTCGTCGACCCGCAGAAGTACGCCGACGCCGCGCTGCACGAGCGCTACCTCCGCCCGCTCGCCTCGCACGTCGACGTGATGATGGTCGTCCTCAACCAGGTGGACACGCTGACCCCGGAGCAGCAGGAGCAGTGCCTGCGCGACCTCCGCCGGCTGCTGGCGAGCGAGGGGCTGGGTGCGGCCGAGGTGCTGGGCGTCTCGGCCCGCACCGGCCAGGGCCTCGACCAGCTGCGGGCACGGCTGGGCAGGCGGATCGCCGACAAGCGGGCCGCGGCCCGTCGGCTGGCCGCCGACGTCGAGGACGCCGCCGCCGGGCTGGTCCGGGCGTCGGGGGAGGAGAAGCTGCCGGCGCTGTCGTCGTCGACGGTCGACGCGCTGACCACCCAGCTGGCCCAGGCGGCCGGGGTGCCCGTCGTCGTCGAGGCGGTCGACAAGGCGTGGCGGCTGCGCGGCGGGCTGGCGACCGGCTGGCCGGTGCTCGCGTGGCTGGCCAAGTTCAAGCCCGACCCGCTCCGCCGGCTGCACCTGGACCGCCTCGGCAGCGGCGGCCGGCGCCGTGAGATTGACCCGTCCGGGGTGGGGCGCACCTCGCTGCCCGCGACCACCGGCGTGCAGAAGGCCCGGGTCGACACCGCCCTGCGCTCGCTGGCCGACACGGCCTCGTCCGGGATGAGCCGCGGCTGGGTCGACGCCGTCCGCGCCGCCGCCCGCTCGGGGGAGGGCCAGCTGTCCGACGCCCTGGACCGGGCCGTCGCCGGCACCGACCTCGACCTGTCGGGGCACCGGCGCTGGTGGCAGGCGGTGCGGGTGCTGCAGTGGGCGCTGGTCGCCGCCGTCGTGGCCGGGCTGGTCTGGCTGGGCTCGGCCTTCGTGCTGGCCTACCTGCGTCTGCCCCCGCTGCCCGACGTGCTCTGGTGGGGGCTGCCCGCGCCGACGGTGCTCACCCTGGGCGGGGTGGTCGCCGGGCTGCTGGTCGCCGCGCTGTCCCGGATCGGCGTCGTGGTCGGCGCCCGCCGTCGCGCCCGCCGGGCCCGCGCCGCCCTGCGCAGGTCCGTCGCCGCCGTCGCCGACCGGCTGGTGGTCGAGCCGCTGCGCCTGGAGCGGCAGCGCTACGACGACGCCCGCGCCGCCCTGGACCGGGCCCGCACCGCGCGCTGA
- a CDS encoding MFS transporter, which yields MSVSTRPAVPADGTGPAEPASAAPAGRRRWLVLLVVALAQLTVVLDATIVNIALPAAQADLAMTDAQRGAVVTVYALAFGALLLLGGRIADFWGRKRSFVVGMAGFALASALGGVATSGEMLLAARGLQGAFAALLAPAALAVLSVTFPSGRDRVRAFAVYGTIGGGGAAVGLVLGGVLTEFLSWHWCLLVNVPIAVVAIAAALPLLKESRADGDTRYDVPGAVLVTAGLASLVYGFSQAEGGWGRWDTVTFLALGVVLLAAFVAVESRTGHALLPMRVLADRTRGGAYLVAVVVGAALIGALLYLTFHFQIVWGMTPLQAGLASLPMTAAIMVTAPLVAKLLGTVGPRVLMTVGPLVAATGLLLMGTITVDGTYAAQVLPGQLLLGVGLALVFVPLQNVALLGIEARDAGVASAAVTATQQIGGSIGTAVFTAVYAAVLTGASGPQGPDPAALVEGYAWVFRAAAIGLVAAAPVAWFMIRVDRRRFTAVEPAPHLG from the coding sequence GTGTCCGTTTCCACCCGTCCAGCCGTACCTGCCGACGGGACCGGACCCGCCGAGCCGGCGTCCGCCGCCCCCGCCGGCCGTCGTCGCTGGCTCGTGCTGCTCGTCGTCGCCCTCGCGCAGCTGACCGTCGTGCTCGACGCGACCATCGTCAACATCGCCCTGCCGGCGGCCCAGGCCGACCTGGCCATGACCGACGCCCAGCGCGGCGCCGTCGTCACCGTCTACGCCCTCGCCTTCGGCGCCCTGCTGCTGCTCGGCGGCCGGATCGCCGACTTCTGGGGCCGCAAGCGCTCCTTCGTCGTCGGCATGGCCGGCTTCGCGCTGGCCTCGGCGCTGGGCGGCGTGGCCACCTCGGGGGAGATGCTGCTGGCGGCCCGCGGGCTGCAGGGCGCCTTCGCGGCCCTGCTCGCCCCGGCGGCGCTCGCCGTCCTGTCGGTCACCTTCCCCTCGGGCCGTGACCGGGTCCGCGCCTTCGCCGTCTACGGGACGATCGGCGGCGGCGGGGCCGCGGTCGGCCTGGTGCTGGGCGGGGTGCTCACCGAGTTCCTCAGCTGGCACTGGTGCCTGCTGGTCAACGTGCCGATCGCCGTCGTGGCCATCGCCGCCGCGCTGCCGCTGCTCAAGGAGAGCCGCGCCGACGGCGACACCCGCTACGACGTCCCCGGCGCCGTGCTGGTGACGGCGGGCCTGGCCTCGCTGGTCTACGGCTTCTCCCAGGCCGAGGGCGGCTGGGGCCGCTGGGACACCGTGACGTTCCTCGCGCTCGGCGTCGTGCTGCTCGCCGCCTTCGTCGCCGTCGAGAGCCGGACCGGCCACGCCCTGCTGCCGATGCGCGTGCTGGCCGACCGCACCCGCGGCGGCGCGTACCTGGTGGCGGTCGTCGTCGGCGCCGCCCTCATCGGCGCGCTGCTCTACCTGACCTTCCACTTCCAGATCGTCTGGGGCATGACCCCGCTGCAGGCGGGCCTCGCGTCGCTGCCGATGACGGCGGCGATCATGGTCACCGCGCCTCTGGTGGCCAAGCTGCTGGGCACCGTCGGCCCCCGGGTCCTGATGACCGTCGGACCGCTCGTGGCCGCCACGGGCCTGCTGCTGATGGGCACCATCACCGTCGACGGCACCTACGCCGCCCAGGTGCTGCCCGGCCAGCTGCTGCTGGGCGTCGGGCTCGCGCTGGTGTTCGTGCCGCTGCAGAACGTCGCGCTGCTCGGGATCGAGGCCCGCGACGCCGGCGTGGCCAGCGCCGCCGTCACCGCCACACAGCAGATCGGCGGCTCCATCGGGACGGCCGTCTTCACCGCCGTCTACGCCGCCGTGCTCACCGGTGCGTCCGGCCCGCAGGGTCCCGACCCCGCCGCGCTCGTCGAGGGCTACGCGTGGGTGTTCCGCGCCGCGGCCATCGGCCTGGTGGCGGCGGCCCCGGTGGCCTGGTTCATGATCCGCGTCGACCGGCGCCGCTTCACCGCGGTCGAGCCGGCGCCCCACCTCGGCTGA
- a CDS encoding GTPase domain-containing protein has protein sequence MASRQPTPLEAALAELRAVVAPVTFPLPLARAAEQQRAVTEITRQLDDYVLPRLATIDAPLLAVVGGSTGAGKSTLVNSLVGRRVTTPGVIRPTTRAPVLVHHSTDARWFADDRILPGLARSTGSRDDARSLQLVTDDSIPPGLAILDAPDIDSVVSENRALAAQLLAAADLWLFVTSAARYADQVPWDFLHAAAERSAAVAVVLDRVPPRAMAEVPPHLGQMMSERGLAGSPLFAVPETAVDAEGLLPVAAVQPIRGWLAALAADQSSRIQVVQRTLDGAIGALVTRTPELATAVDDQVEALTRLRAEVDHSYAEAVRTVQVQTTDGTLLRGEVLARWHEFVGTGEFFRALEQKVGWLRDRVVSAFKGQPPEVDNLKVAVESGLESLIREEGDAAAERAEASWRANAAGRALLERSRVDLTRASPDFDRSVERTIRDWQGAVLDLVADEGMGKRSRARFLAFGVNGIGVALMIVVFAHTGGLVGAEVGVAGGTAILAQRVLEAVFGDQAVRRLAETAKEELDTRVEALMAAELLRYHALLDAAALDPETADRLRAAADAVQRARADGLPTGSTGPADEPALAAAEERLAIAPPTVTQVPYAPGLDDSDPDADVLDAELVEPAPVRREDRR, from the coding sequence ATGGCCAGCAGGCAGCCGACGCCGCTGGAGGCCGCGCTCGCCGAGCTTCGGGCCGTCGTCGCCCCCGTCACCTTCCCGCTCCCGCTGGCCCGTGCGGCCGAGCAGCAGCGGGCCGTCACCGAGATCACCCGGCAGCTCGACGACTACGTCCTGCCCCGGCTGGCCACGATCGACGCCCCGCTGCTGGCCGTCGTCGGCGGGTCCACCGGCGCCGGCAAGTCGACGCTGGTCAACTCCCTCGTCGGCCGCCGCGTCACGACGCCGGGCGTCATCCGGCCGACGACGCGGGCGCCCGTCCTGGTCCACCACAGCACCGACGCCCGCTGGTTCGCCGACGACCGGATCCTGCCCGGGCTGGCCCGCTCCACCGGCAGCCGCGACGACGCCCGGTCGCTCCAGCTGGTCACCGACGACTCGATCCCGCCGGGCCTGGCCATCCTCGACGCCCCGGACATTGACTCCGTCGTCAGCGAGAACCGCGCCCTGGCCGCCCAGCTGCTGGCGGCCGCCGACCTGTGGCTCTTCGTCACCTCCGCCGCCCGCTACGCCGACCAGGTGCCCTGGGACTTCCTGCACGCCGCCGCGGAGCGCAGCGCCGCCGTCGCCGTCGTCCTGGACCGGGTCCCGCCGCGGGCCATGGCGGAGGTGCCACCGCACCTCGGCCAGATGATGAGCGAGCGCGGGCTGGCCGGCTCGCCGCTGTTCGCGGTCCCCGAGACCGCGGTGGACGCCGAGGGCCTGCTGCCCGTCGCGGCCGTGCAGCCCATCCGCGGCTGGCTCGCCGCCCTCGCCGCCGACCAGAGCAGCCGGATCCAGGTGGTCCAGCGCACCCTCGACGGCGCGATCGGCGCCCTGGTCACGAGGACGCCGGAGCTGGCCACCGCCGTCGACGACCAGGTGGAGGCCCTCACCCGGTTGCGCGCCGAGGTCGACCATTCCTACGCCGAGGCCGTCCGCACCGTCCAGGTGCAGACCACCGACGGCACCCTGCTGCGCGGGGAGGTGCTGGCCCGCTGGCACGAGTTCGTCGGCACCGGGGAGTTCTTCCGCGCGCTGGAGCAGAAGGTCGGCTGGCTGCGGGACCGGGTCGTCTCGGCGTTCAAGGGCCAGCCGCCGGAGGTGGACAACCTCAAGGTGGCTGTCGAGTCGGGTCTGGAGTCGCTCATCCGCGAGGAGGGCGACGCCGCCGCCGAGCGGGCCGAGGCGTCCTGGCGGGCCAACGCCGCCGGCCGCGCCCTGCTGGAGCGCAGCCGCGTCGACCTCACCCGGGCCTCGCCCGACTTCGACCGCTCCGTAGAGCGGACCATCCGCGACTGGCAGGGCGCCGTCCTCGACCTCGTCGCCGACGAGGGGATGGGCAAGCGCTCCCGGGCCCGGTTCCTCGCCTTCGGCGTCAACGGCATCGGCGTCGCGCTGATGATCGTCGTCTTCGCCCACACCGGCGGCCTCGTCGGGGCCGAGGTCGGCGTCGCCGGCGGCACCGCGATCCTCGCCCAGCGGGTGCTGGAGGCCGTCTTCGGCGACCAGGCCGTCCGCCGGCTGGCCGAGACGGCGAAGGAGGAGCTCGACACCCGCGTCGAGGCGCTGATGGCCGCCGAGCTGCTGCGCTACCACGCCCTGCTGGACGCCGCGGCGCTCGACCCGGAGACCGCCGACCGGCTCCGCGCCGCCGCCGACGCGGTCCAGCGGGCGCGCGCCGACGGGCTGCCGACGGGCTCGACCGGGCCGGCGGACGAGCCGGCGCTGGCCGCGGCCGAGGAGCGGCTGGCCATCGCGCCGCCCACCGTCACCCAGGTGCCCTACGCCCCCGGCCTCGACGACTCCGACCCCGACGCCGACGTGCTGGACGCCGAGCTCGTCGAGCCGGCCCCGGTGCGGCGCGAGGACCGACGATGA
- a CDS encoding N-acetylmuramoyl-L-alanine amidase yields MPPASRPRPHLTRSPRVRAALVGLGVAALTAGWLTPAGAAPTSPSTPAAPSAPTAVEPAPVPATPEVRELAVPAVVPATGGAGRSASTLRARPGTVLARLAATRTPTFSTVGVTWAAGTDAQPRVEVRVRAGGAWSGWEALASADDADGAEAAGARPGTEPRWFGDATGVEVRLRATADPVGATAPADVRVALVDPQVLPSDAAPTAVVVPPPAAALRAAGAPKLSPAPAIVTRARWGADEKLRTLNGKRCATPDYDTTLRAAIVHHTAGANRYSRSDSAAIVRGIYAFHTRSKGWCDIGYNFLVDRFGTVFEGRYGGVWAVVHGAHATRWNGETVGVSLMGNFDTGQPTAAMMTSTAKVLAWKLEGFYRDPRGKVTLAGKRINVIAGHGDVMQTACPGRNVRSRMGALRKAVDRRVGSYRTPIFTTWQRLGGEKGALGSPTTPERVVGKGRVTHFQRGDLLWSPTTGTHRVGGAIRTRYRALGEARHALGFPTSDERAGVLGSRRVTFQDGVIYSSRASGTVDVHGAFARHHAALGAAVSRLGLPTAAQHRGAVAGSQVQAFQQGSLYWSRSTGVQEVNGAVFTAYAGLGAEASRLGLPVRGDHAVPGGRAVDFSGGTITWDSTTGLTAVTYR; encoded by the coding sequence ATGCCGCCCGCTTCCCGTCCCCGTCCGCACCTCACCCGGAGCCCGCGGGTCCGCGCCGCCCTCGTCGGGCTCGGCGTCGCCGCCCTGACGGCGGGCTGGCTGACTCCCGCGGGCGCGGCACCCACCAGCCCGTCGACGCCGGCCGCGCCCAGCGCCCCCACCGCCGTCGAGCCGGCCCCGGTCCCGGCCACCCCGGAGGTCCGCGAGCTCGCGGTGCCCGCCGTGGTCCCGGCCACCGGTGGTGCGGGGCGGTCGGCCAGCACCTTGCGGGCCCGGCCCGGCACCGTGCTGGCCCGGCTCGCGGCGACGCGCACGCCCACGTTCTCGACGGTCGGCGTCACCTGGGCGGCCGGCACCGACGCGCAGCCGCGCGTCGAGGTCCGGGTCCGGGCCGGCGGTGCCTGGTCGGGCTGGGAGGCCCTGGCGAGCGCCGACGACGCGGACGGGGCCGAGGCGGCGGGCGCGCGGCCGGGCACCGAGCCCCGCTGGTTCGGCGACGCGACCGGCGTCGAGGTCCGGCTCCGGGCGACGGCGGACCCGGTCGGCGCGACGGCCCCGGCCGACGTGCGGGTCGCGCTCGTCGACCCGCAGGTGCTGCCGAGCGACGCCGCTCCGACGGCGGTGGTGGTCCCGCCCCCCGCCGCCGCGCTCCGCGCCGCCGGGGCGCCGAAGCTCTCCCCGGCGCCGGCGATCGTGACCCGCGCCCGGTGGGGGGCCGACGAGAAGCTGCGCACGCTCAACGGGAAGCGCTGCGCGACGCCCGACTACGACACCACGCTGCGGGCGGCGATCGTCCACCACACCGCCGGCGCCAACCGCTACAGCCGCTCCGACTCGGCGGCCATCGTGCGGGGCATCTACGCCTTCCACACCCGCAGCAAGGGCTGGTGCGACATCGGCTACAACTTCCTCGTCGACCGCTTCGGCACCGTCTTCGAGGGCCGCTACGGCGGCGTCTGGGCCGTCGTCCACGGGGCGCACGCCACCCGGTGGAACGGCGAGACGGTCGGGGTCTCGCTGATGGGCAACTTCGACACCGGCCAGCCGACCGCCGCCATGATGACCAGCACCGCGAAGGTGCTGGCCTGGAAGCTCGAGGGCTTCTACCGCGACCCGCGCGGCAAGGTCACCCTGGCGGGCAAGCGCATCAACGTCATCGCCGGTCACGGCGACGTCATGCAGACCGCCTGCCCCGGCCGCAACGTCCGCTCCCGGATGGGCGCGCTGCGCAAGGCCGTCGACCGCCGGGTCGGCTCGTACCGGACGCCGATCTTCACGACCTGGCAGCGGCTGGGCGGGGAGAAGGGCGCCTTGGGCTCGCCCACGACGCCGGAGCGGGTGGTCGGGAAGGGCCGGGTCACCCACTTCCAGCGGGGCGACCTGCTGTGGAGCCCGACGACCGGGACCCACCGCGTCGGCGGCGCGATCCGGACCCGCTATCGAGCGCTCGGCGAGGCCCGGCACGCCCTCGGCTTCCCCACCTCCGACGAGCGGGCCGGCGTCCTGGGCTCGCGCCGGGTCACGTTCCAGGACGGCGTCATCTACTCCAGCCGGGCCTCCGGCACCGTCGACGTGCACGGCGCGTTCGCCCGCCACCACGCCGCGCTGGGGGCCGCGGTGTCCCGGCTGGGGCTGCCGACCGCCGCCCAGCACCGCGGCGCGGTCGCCGGCTCGCAGGTCCAAGCCTTCCAGCAGGGCAGCCTGTACTGGTCCCGCTCGACGGGGGTGCAGGAGGTGAACGGCGCCGTCTTCACCGCCTACGCCGGGCTGGGCGCCGAGGCGTCACGGCTCGGCCTGCCGGTCCGGGGCGACCACGCCGTCCCCGGCGGGCGCGCCGTCGACTTCTCGGGCGGGACGATCACCTGGGACAGCACCACCGGGCTGACCGCCGTCACCTACCGCTGA